From a single Bacillus pseudomycoides DSM 12442 genomic region:
- the rlmD gene encoding 23S rRNA (uracil(1939)-C(5))-methyltransferase RlmD, with translation MVQKQHESKLEVGQTFPVTIKRLGINGEGVGYFKRQVVFIPGALPGEEVVAETTKIQRGFAEAKVKKIRKASPHRVKPPCPVYDECGGCQLQHLDYKEQLNQKRDIVVQAFEKYMNGSMEADIRPTLGMGNPWHYRNKSQLQVGRKDEKVITGLYKQNSHQLIDISHCMIQHKATNEATKVVRRILEKLNISIYNEKKQKGLVRTIVTRAAVQTGEVQVTLITTKEELPNKEQFIAEVQKQMPTVKSIMQNVNWRKTSVIFGDKTFNLAGKEVIQETLGDLSFELSARAFFQLNPEQTVVLYNEAKKAAGLTGKEKIVDAYCGVGTIGLWLANDAAEVRGMDVIPEAIEDAKKNAKRHGFTNTKYEAGKAEQWLPKWVKEGWRPDVIVVDPPRTGCDDKLLETILKVQPKQVVYVSCNPSSLARDVKALMKSYEVEYVQPVDMFPHTAHVENVVRLVRKEN, from the coding sequence ATGGTACAAAAGCAACATGAGAGTAAGTTGGAAGTTGGTCAAACGTTTCCTGTGACAATTAAGCGTCTAGGGATTAACGGAGAAGGCGTTGGTTATTTTAAGAGACAAGTTGTTTTCATTCCAGGGGCATTACCAGGAGAAGAAGTTGTTGCGGAAACAACGAAAATTCAGCGTGGCTTTGCTGAAGCGAAAGTGAAAAAAATTCGTAAAGCATCACCGCATCGCGTAAAACCACCATGCCCAGTATATGATGAATGCGGTGGTTGTCAATTGCAGCATTTAGATTATAAAGAACAGTTGAATCAAAAGCGAGATATTGTGGTACAAGCCTTTGAAAAGTATATGAACGGAAGCATGGAAGCTGACATTCGTCCAACACTTGGTATGGGAAACCCATGGCATTATCGTAATAAAAGTCAATTACAAGTAGGGCGTAAAGATGAAAAAGTAATTACAGGATTATATAAACAGAACTCACATCAATTAATTGATATTTCTCACTGCATGATTCAGCATAAAGCAACAAACGAAGCGACAAAAGTTGTACGACGTATATTAGAAAAATTGAACATTTCTATTTACAACGAGAAAAAACAAAAAGGTCTAGTGCGTACAATTGTGACACGTGCTGCAGTTCAAACAGGGGAAGTACAAGTCACATTAATTACAACAAAAGAAGAATTACCAAATAAAGAGCAATTTATCGCAGAAGTACAAAAACAAATGCCAACAGTCAAATCGATTATGCAAAATGTGAACTGGCGTAAAACATCTGTTATTTTCGGTGACAAAACATTCAACTTAGCTGGAAAAGAAGTCATTCAAGAAACACTCGGTGATTTATCATTTGAATTATCAGCACGTGCATTCTTCCAGTTGAATCCAGAACAAACTGTTGTCCTTTACAACGAAGCGAAAAAAGCTGCTGGGTTAACAGGAAAAGAAAAAATCGTTGATGCATATTGTGGCGTTGGTACAATTGGGCTTTGGCTAGCAAATGATGCAGCAGAAGTGCGCGGTATGGATGTCATTCCAGAAGCGATTGAAGATGCAAAGAAAAATGCGAAACGTCACGGATTTACAAATACAAAGTACGAAGCTGGAAAGGCAGAACAATGGCTACCAAAATGGGTGAAAGAAGGCTGGCGTCCAGATGTAATCGTGGTTGATCCACCGCGTACAGGTTGTGACGATAAGTTACTTGAAACAATTTTAAAAGTACAACCAAAGCAAGTTGTTTATGTTTCTTGCAACCCTTCATCATTAGCGCGTGATGTGAAAGCATTAATGAAGAGTTATGAAGTGGAATATGTACAACCGGTTGATATGTTCCCACATACGGCGCATGTGGAAAATGTGGTAAGGCTTGTTAGAAAAGAAAATTAA
- a CDS encoding WD40/YVTN/BNR-like repeat-containing protein, producing MIFILKQNAKRILISLLTNPILIIGYWIFCYELASFCTYGRMNYNIYILLLCIVFFISIITFTTMKMIKDREYESKKLTNLTAWKYISIIIIVVITSFYGVQIYKSATNYGGKLAWFIERLKHERSVKFKHNNIYEYGVEGIFEDINKKYTLPKKLYMATDFDLTFHSDGTITAFDTFVYGKNADGKEETYLITYNKKKSQDITIIRNGYANPDYDDDKLVEPLIKTVKAIPVKRTVSKWNEGKYGLIYYGKRNWGYNTEGIININEDGKEHKLEEATSEIIGYTVSIFVPGKEKELVPARYNLIGDPNWSKLNTKPNQKSSKEKQQDLTNSKEQFFLSKEVGYKLNMTEKALGSAFYSLSKTIDGGKTWEVINTDPFIGGIGSVSGITFINDKLGFLGAIRPSGTNGELYRTDDGGVSFKKINYTPHEVKLDHTQSIISPFDSPGMPYEKDGVFNMLVGQGADGDYNGDSSALYQSKDKGETWEYIKEVEK from the coding sequence GTGATTTTTATACTTAAGCAAAATGCAAAAAGGATACTTATATCATTATTAACAAATCCAATATTAATAATTGGATACTGGATTTTTTGTTATGAGTTAGCTTCATTCTGTACGTATGGAAGAATGAATTATAATATTTATATTTTATTATTATGTATAGTATTTTTTATATCTATAATTACATTTACTACAATGAAAATGATAAAAGATAGAGAATATGAATCTAAAAAATTAACTAATTTAACTGCATGGAAATATATTTCTATTATCATTATTGTGGTAATCACATCATTTTATGGAGTACAGATTTATAAAAGTGCAACAAATTATGGAGGCAAGCTTGCATGGTTTATAGAAAGGTTAAAACATGAAAGGTCAGTTAAATTTAAACATAATAATATATATGAATATGGGGTAGAAGGTATTTTTGAAGACATAAATAAAAAATATACTTTGCCAAAGAAATTATATATGGCAACTGATTTTGATCTTACATTTCATTCAGATGGAACAATCACAGCGTTTGATACATTTGTTTATGGGAAAAATGCTGATGGAAAAGAGGAAACTTACTTAATAACTTATAATAAAAAAAAGTCACAAGACATTACTATAATACGAAATGGATATGCAAATCCTGATTATGATGATGATAAGCTAGTAGAACCTTTAATTAAAACGGTTAAGGCTATTCCAGTTAAGCGAACAGTTAGTAAGTGGAATGAAGGTAAGTATGGATTGATTTATTACGGGAAAAGGAATTGGGGGTACAATACGGAGGGAATTATTAATATTAATGAGGATGGTAAGGAGCATAAACTTGAAGAAGCAACTTCTGAAATCATTGGATATACTGTATCTATATTTGTCCCTGGAAAAGAGAAAGAGTTAGTACCTGCTAGATATAACTTAATAGGTGACCCGAATTGGAGTAAACTAAATACTAAACCAAATCAAAAGAGTTCTAAAGAGAAGCAACAAGATTTAACTAATAGCAAGGAACAGTTTTTCCTATCAAAAGAAGTTGGTTATAAACTAAATATGACAGAAAAAGCATTAGGTAGTGCTTTTTATTCACTAAGCAAGACTATTGATGGAGGTAAAACATGGGAGGTTATAAATACAGACCCATTCATCGGAGGAATTGGTAGTGTATCAGGAATAACTTTCATAAATGATAAACTTGGATTTTTAGGAGCAATCCGTCCTTCTGGTACTAACGGAGAGCTATATCGTACAGATGATGGGGGCGTATCTTTTAAAAAGATAAATTATACACCTCATGAAGTGAAATTAGATCATACACAGTCTATAATAAGTCCTTTTGATTCTCCTGGTATGCCTTATGAGAAAGATGGAGTTTTTAATATGTTAGTTGGACAAGGAGCAGATGGAGATTATAATGGTGATAGTAGCGCACTTTATCAATCAAAAGATAAAGGAGAAACATGGGAATATATAAAGGAAGTTGAAAAATAG